The window acagaataagggacactcatttaaaactgatgtgcgaaggaatttcttctctgagggtagtgaatgtctggacttctctgcctcagagaattgtgaaggctagatcactgaaatatttaaagaggaggtagatagatttttgaaatctcggggagctggcacaaaagaggagttgaggtttagggcaaatcagtcatgatcttatttgaatggcggggcaggcttgaggggctgaatggcctactcctcctatttcttatgttcctatgaaatCACTGGTTGCTATGGCAGGCTCAGGTTGCCACCAGGTTCTGGTTGCTATGGAAGGCTCTGGTTGCTAGGACAGGCTCTGGTTGCTGTGGAAGGCGCTTGTTGCTACGGCAGGCTCTGGTTGCTACGGCAGGCTCTGGTTGCTATGGAAGGCTCTGGTTGCTATGGAAGGCTCTGGTTTGTATGAGGTTCTGGTTGCTGTGGAAGGCTCTTGTTGCTAGGACAGGCGCTTGTTGCCATGGCAGGCTCTGGTTGCCACGAGGCTCTGGTTGCTATGGAAGGCTCTGGTTGCTATGGAAGGGTCTGGTTGCTATGACAGGTTCTGGTTGCTATGGAAGGCTCTGGTTGCTATGACAGGCTCTGGTTGCTATGGCAGGCTCTGGTTGCTATGGAAGGGTCTGGTTGCTATGACAGGTTCTGGTTGCGATGGAAGGCTCTGGTTGCTATGACAGGCTCTGGTTGCTATGGCAGGCTCTGGTTGCCACCAGGCTCTGGTTGCTATGGAAGGCTCTGGTTGCTATGGCAGGCTCTGGTTGCTATGGAAGGGTCTGGTTGCTATGACAGGTTCTGGTTGCTATGGAAGGCTCTGGTTGCTATGACAGGCTCTGGTTGCTATGACAGGCTCTGGTTGCTATGACAGGTTCTGGTTGCTATGGAAGGGTCTGGTTGCTATGGCTGCAATAGGAAGCTGGCGGTTTTGAAACGCGCGCGATGTTGCTGCGCGGGACCCGTACCGGAGTGACGCATGCGCAGAGACTGGTGGCGCGGTTGTTTCTGGAAGTTTCTGCGATGGATTTTGAGGGCGGGCACGGGGGGCCCGGGTTCGTGGGGATCCGATTCTGTCAGGAATGGTGAGAGAGGCGGCTTTTCACAAATCAATAACCCCAGAAATCGCTGGCGGGAGTCGGAGCATCGACCCGGAGGCGGCAAACCCCCCATCCCCGACCCCCCCTTCCCAAAGCCCCCTCCCTCCCCGACCCCCCCCCTTCCCAAAGCCCCCTCCCTCCCCGAACCCCCCCTTCCCAACGCCCCCCCTCCCCGAACCCCTCCCTCCCCGATCCCCCCTTCCCAAAGCCCCTTCCCTCCCCGACCCCCCCCTTCCCAAAGCCCCTTCCCTCCCCGATCCCCCCCCTTCCCAAAGCCCCCTCCCTCCCCGATCCCCCCTTCCCAAAGCCCCCTCCCTCCccgactcttcccccccccccttcccaacgCCTCCTCCCTCCCCGATCCCCCCCCTTCCCAACGCCCCCCCTCCCCGAACCCCTCCCTCCCCGatccccccccttcccaatgcccccTCCCTCCCCGATCCCCCCCTTCCCAAAGCACCCTCCCTCCCCGATCCCCCCTTCCCAAAGCCCCCTCCCTCCCCGATCCCCCCCTTCCCAAAGCCCCTTCCCTCCCCGATCCCCCCCCTTCCCAAAGCCCCCTCCCTCCCCGATCCCCCCTTCCCAAAGCCCCCTCCCTCCCcgactcttctcccccccccccttcccaacgcctcctcccccccccccttcccaacgCCTCCTCCCTCCCCGATCCCCCCCCATTCCCAACGCCCCCCCTCCCCGAACCCCTCCCTCCCTGATCCCCCCCCCTTCCCATCGCCCCCCCTCCCCGAACCCCTCCCTCCCTGACTCCTCCCCCCCTTCCTGGCTTATCCCCCCTTCCCAACGCCTCCTCCCTCCCCGACCCCCCCATTCCCAATGCCTCCTCCCTCCCCGACCCCCCCTCCCAACgcctcctcactccccgacccccccTTCCTGAACCCCCCCCTTCCCGACGCCTTCTCCCTTCCCAATGCCCCCTCCCTCCCCGACCCCACCTTCCCAACGTTCCCTCCccgaccccctccccattcccaacaCCCTCCCCATTCCtgaccccccccccttcctctctcaacaccgcccccccccccccctcacagcgctccccttctctgtctctcctggGTTGTGCTGCAAGGCCATTTAACTGTGGGGTGCATTGGATGAGGAGCTACTGCTTTGTCTTCAAGCCTAAACATCTGGGAGAGTGCGGGGGTGGTGGGGTTGACAGCAACAGCTttcatttatgtagtgtctttaatgCAATAGAACATCCCAAGACAACTTCACAGACGTGTAATAAAAAATTTAAACCAAGTCACATCAGATGTTAGGACTGATGACAAAGTGGTCATCACTTGGTCAAAGATATGAGTTTTCAggaggtgtcttaaaggaggaaaacaatgCAGAgatgtttaggaaggaaattccagagcttagggccaacagTAGTgaaacagttaaaatcagggatgcacaagagaccagaattactaGAACGCAGAGATCTTGGAGCTTTGTGGGGTtggattacacagatagggagggatgagagcATGAAGGAATTtggaaagaaggatgagaattttaaaattgaggcattgcttattcgggagcccatgtaggtcagcgagtacagggtatTGGGTCAATAGGAcgtggtgtgaattaggatacaggcagcagagtaacGCAAACAGTATTGGAAAACAAAATACTACaggtgctggaagtctgaaataagaacagaaaatgctggatgtcaggcagcatctgcagagaaagGAGAGTATggataatatttcaggtctgtgaccctttatCCAGCATTTTCTAAACATTGTTGATGTATTTTTCTTTCTCTTAGTAATAACATGCTGTACCCAAAGGAAGATAAAGAAAATCGGATCCTGCTTTATGCGGTGAGTACATACCACCTTAATTTGATTTATTGGTTCAGACTTTCGAGGATGGTGTTCTGAGGAGTTACAGTATTGGACTCGAGGGAGTGAAAGTTTTAACACAACATGGTCAGGTGGTACAAAAAACAAAATATTACAGTGCCAGAAATCTGACACATTAAATGCCAAGAGGGACAATGGTGCAAGGCAGAAGGAGATGGTAACAGAATAAGAAATGAAAGACAGGTCTAGAGGAGATGAAAATGGGATtaacagaatcatcaccaacagctgtcaCCACAGAGCAAACTCATTTGAGAAAAGTTGCCCTCCGTGACAATGCATTTCAATTAAAATTCCACCATCAGGGAGGAAAATTGGGTTGGTCAAACCTCAGTGGATTAAAAGATGTTTCTTCCCAATCCTTCAAATACTGCAGCAGAGAGAAGATGCAGGAATACAAATCATGGAAACTATGGATCAGTGTGTTAAataaatggctgcgtttgctgacaacgcaaccactaggtggctcagtactggcacatgcagcctcatccactgaaacgtcactgtctacgACGTCTCAGGCAACTGCCAGTgacaaagatggcgctgctcaatttatcacaagaaACAAGATAAACCCAAAGCCCTTCAATCACTGCGAACGTTGCCTCCATCCCACCTCcagcagtaccctgctccctcctgccattgtgcttcTCTTCACTGCACCCTCCCATGCCCGTCTGCTCGCCACTCGgcacccctcagccactcgcttcccGTCTTGCGCTTCGGCGGCTTCGGGTGGTGCGGCGGGGAATGATCggctgaggggtggggtggggtggagtggcgaggccgggagcgagcgagtggccgaggggggaagcagggatggtgggagggagcaggaTACTGTTCAGGGGAATGGAAGCGGTGATCGCGGCTATTGAAGGGTGAGGACGTCATTGTGTAGTGACATCAGtgcgcgcattcatactggcaagctgtcaAATGATTGCACGCACTGATGACGTCCACAATCACTCTGCGCattctctgcattgtcaggagtttcTATGTTAAATAAATACTCCAAAATGAAGTTCTAACATAGTCAAATTCTTGTGTACTTCCCTGTGACAAAGACTGATAGTGACCAAGTGCCCAGCTACCTCACCGTATGTCTTGATAAAATATGCAACTGTAGAGGCGTTTGTGAAAATAAAATACACAAGGCTAAGGTTATCAGATGAAACTGGAGTGTTTTTTGCATTTACTTTCTTGTTCCTGCGTAGACTAGGCTCGTATTTCCTTGAGTCTagagattaaagggtgatctgattgaagtgtttGAGAtgattaatagatttgttagggtagatagagagaaactatttcctctactgGGAGAGTCCACAAGGggaaataaccttaaaattagaaccaggaaattcaggggtgatgtcaggaaacatgtcatagagttatacagtgcagaaactggcccttcggcccaatgcgtctgcgccgaccatcaagcacccatccaatctaattccattttcccgcactttgcctgtagccttgtatgctatggcatttcaggtgctcatctaaatacttcttaaatgttgaggtttcctgcctctacaccccttcaggcagtgtgttccagattccaatcaccctctgggtgaaaaactcttTCCTTAActttgcccctggttattgacccctccgctaagggaaaaagtttcttcctatctatcctatcaatgtccctcataattttgtatacctccatcaggatccccctcagccttctctgctccaaggaaaacaacccaagcctatccagtctctcttcatagccgaaatgctccagcccaggcaacatcctggtgaacctcctctgcaccctctccagtgcaatcacatccttcctattatgtggtgaccagaactgtacacagtactccagttgtggcctaaccagagttttacacagctccatcataacctccctgctcatattctgtgcctcggctaataaaggcaagaatcccgtatgccttcctaaccaccttatccacctgtgctgctgccttcagtgatctatggacaagtacacctaggtccctctgtacttactagggtcctaccatccattgtatattctcttgccttgttagtcctcccaaaatgcatcacctcacacttctcaggattaaattccatttgccactgctccgcccatcttaccagcctaactatttcgtcctgtaatctgacgctttcctcctcactatttatgacaccaacaattttcatgtcatccgcgaacttactgatcatacctcctatattcatgtctaaatcattaatgtatactacaaactgtaagggtcccagcaccaatccctgcggttaaccactggtcacaggcttccactcacaaaaacaaccctcgaccatcaccctctgcctcctgccactaagccaattttgaatccacttggccaaattgccctggattccatgggctcttaccttcttgaccaatctcccatgcgggaccttatcaaaagctttactgaagtccatgtagactacatcaactgcgttagcctcatctacacatctagtcactgccttgaaaaattcaatcaagttagttaagacacgatctccccctgacaaagccatgctgactatccctgattaatccctgcctctccaagtggaaagtaatcctgtctctcagaattttttccaatagtttccctaccactgacgttagactcacacaaagggcagtggaaatctggaacactctttcccccaaaaagctgttgatgctggGGGTCATTAAAAATTTCAAGTCTGAGATTGCTAGGTATTTTTTATTAGTTAAGACTTATGGAAATaaaaggtaaatggagttaagatacagatcagcccctATCGAATGCCGAAACTGCTGAGCTCTGCTGTGCGACCTTCTCTGGGTTCATTTGGTGGTCAGCAGCCCTTCAGAGTGCAAATATGTGAAACTGGCTCCTTGTGTGTCAGTGCGTAtccatgcatccctgattttcttcacttaaccattggcaactgtgccttcagctgtatgGGCCCTAAGCCCTgcaattccctccttaaacatctctccctctccttttaagacactccctaaaacctacctctttgaacaagtttttgatcacctgtcctaatatctccttatatagctcaatgtcaaattttgctttataacgctgctgtgaagagctttgggatgttttattgtgttaaaggcactgtataaatataagttgtcatctctctccccactctcccggaTGTTGAGACCTGGCAACAAACCATAGCTCCTCTTCTGTCGCACCTCGCAGTTGTCTGATAATCTTGtctgaatgctcctgtgaagtgccctgggacattttacaatgttaaaggtgctatataattgcaagttgcagTTATGGAAATAAATGGCCTTAACCttaagggatctggatgtccttatgCATGAATCgcggaaaactagtatgcaggtgcagcaggtaataaggaagaaaaatggaattttggcatttattgctaaaggaatagagtataaaagtagggaagtgttgctgcaactgtacaaggcattagtgagaccgcacttggagtattgcatacagtttggtccccttacttgaggagggatgtagatgcattggaggcagttcagaggaggttcactagattgattccagagatgaggggtttttcttatgaagagagattgagcagtttaggcctttactttctagagtttagaagaatgagaggagatctaattgaggtatgtaagatgattaagcggattgataaagtagacgtagagaggatgtttctctggtggggcaatctagaataagaggtcatagttttaggttaagaggtagcagatttaaaacagagatgaggagaaattacttctctcaaagggtcgtgagtctgtggaattcactaccccagagtgtggtggataccgtgacactgagtaaatttaaggaggagatagacagatttttaattagtaaagggttatggagaacagacaggaaagtggagttgaggccgagatgagatcagccatgattgtattgaatggcggagcaggctcgaggggctgaattgcctgctgctgctcctagttcttgtgttctaaTCTGATGCCAGATTCAGGCTCATTTGCCCAGCGGTCTTGGATGCAGATCTGATTGTTTATATTTAGGAATGCAGCAAACTGGGAGAGCTGAAGTCTGCAATCTGTGATGTGAAAGCACTTTAGGTGATACTAAGACAAAATTGTTATTGAGACATTCGTATAGAACTAGAAAAAAGGAAATATCCTGAGACCATGCATGGGTTTATGGGAAAGCAGAGCAAAACCTGAATGTTTTCAACCAAGGAGCATGTGCTTATTGTAAGTGAAACAAGAGAAACACTGAACGGTTCCAGTATTTTGTGTCTCATATTGGAATGGGGCCAAGCTGATTAAATCCACTGACACTCAAATATACAAAGTGCAATCTACAGTGTGTTATACAAATCCAAGATTACTTTGTGAAAATTTATGACAGACTCAAACCTGTTTTGAATTGCTGGTGTTGTGGATGTTGCAGACTACAGATTGAAAATGGATTAAGGGGCTCGCCCATTGGTCTCTCGGAGGTAAAGACATTGTCCAGTTTAACACCACCCCACACAGTGCAGAATGTCTTGAGTTCAGTTCCATGATCTACACTGGATTGTCTGATGTGTTTGGGTGCTGCAATTGACATCAGTACCTCTACATCCCTGAGTTCCCAATCTGTTCTTCATAAGGATGGATTGTGTTGGAACAGAGTGCTTCCCCACAGGAATGAAGGGGAAATTGAAGGTATAAAATATGCCAGCTGTTGCGTTGCTAATTTGTCAGACACCCTAGCACATTCTCTCCCAAGACAGCAAAACTGTAGCTGTTTCTCCTTAGTGTTTCCTTCATCTACAGACATAAAACTGAAGATTGTCTCATCTAATTATTGTCTGATTTAAAAATAGATGCTGTTAGTATTCTGGACGTCTAGCAGCAtcgggggagagagaaatagagatttCGTCAAAACAGCTTGATTTATCTCATCTTCTCTACCATACGTTTCAAGCCTGCTAGTGACTGGCAGTATGGGTTTTGGCCTGTCACCCAAGTCTCAATTTAACAGAGGACTCGCCCATTGTTGTGCCAATAGAGGGTGCCTGCTGGATAGATTTGGAAGGGTCTCCTTGTAGCTTTTCCTAATCCATTCCCCATCCTGAAAAAGTTGAATCTTTGATTTTGTGACCAGTTTATGTAACTCAAATGCTTTACATTTAAATTTCAGTGTCGAAACTGTGACTATCAGCAAGAAGCCGATAACAGCTGTATCTATGTCAACAAAATCACGCATGAAGTAGAGTAAGTAGCACTCGTATCTGCCGTGTGTGGGTTTAAGCAGTACACTGTTGTAACTGAGGCCAACAGTAAATTATAGCTGTTCCTCCCACTGAGGCTCCAGCTAAATTCAGTAGTTGCACCATCATCAGAGATGCAACGCAAACTAGAATTACCGTGAGTGTCATCTATCCCATTCCTCACAGCTCCCTTAAACATTGTGGGTAACTGCTCACtgtggtactgagccatacagacccagtttctgctCTGAGCTCTGCTGCGTTACCTGATCTCAGTCGCGTCCTACAGTTGAACCAAGTGCCCAGGGCTAGAGAGTTTAAAGTTGATCCGATCGCTTCTTGTCCCTTGACCCCGGCTGGAAAGTGTGCAAGTACAAGAACATTAGCAGGAGTAGGTCAGACGGCTCCTCGAGCCttctccaacattcaataagatcaaggctgatcttaacTTCAATCCCACTGAGTCCAGTAACTAGTGTCCACaaacctatcgatctctgtcttgaatatactcaacagctaAACATCCATacccctctggtgtagagaattccaaagatcagaaccttctgtgtgaagaaatttctcctcatctcagtcctaaatggccaaacccttatcctgagactatgacccccttAGATCTAGACTCTCCACTCAGgtcaacccctcatcccaggaatcaatctggtgaatcttcattggacTACCTCTTaagaccagtatatccttccttagatatggagaacaaaactgtacaaagTACACCAGGTGTGCTCTCATCAAAGTATATGTGCATCAGGTCAGGATAGAATCAGGTGCCGTTCTGATGGCACCCTGACACTCAAACAGTCTTACTGCCACTCACTGTTGACGCTTACATCTGGATAATAGCCACTTGGTGATGTACAGGGAGGATTAATATCTGCATACCTGAGAAACCCACCTTTAGAGGAAATAGGGGTGGAAAGAACAAAAGTAAGTCATACTGCTGTTTCTATAACAGTTTAATGACTGTATCCGAACAATCCATTGAATACTTTAATTGGTCTGGCCACCAAAGGATATATGTTTTTTACAAGTAATATGCATTCTGCACGTGTGATTCTCGGGTGCTTTCGCAAAGAGCCATTCAGTAAAATATTGTAATGCTGGGTTTCTGTCATAAGAGGTCCTCGGTGAGCTATGctgagatattgggctggattttgcagtctgCGGTGAATCAACAGTGTTTGCTGCTGACCTGAAAGGAAGCTCCcataaaaatctagcaatctctggtgtggttttcccctttcccaatcatAGTTTATATGTGGCGCCATGTCAAGGGGATCTCTAGGAGTCCAGCAGCAATGCTGTCAATAAGCAGGGTAGCAGCCAAATCACATTGACGTACTCTCAGAGAGCGAAGCGGGAGGTTGaaaacactgaatcccttcacttttaatttaaacatTTCAGATAATGAAATAAATGATTGCAATtggatagaagctaaaatattacaaacaaatttttaaaaaattgttttgttTATATGTGTAATTTTTTATCATAATGAAGTTTGACATTCGACAAATGTAAAATTAGCTATTTAGGGCCAATGAgggtgttcagcagtaattatgaactgagTACACCGTTAGAGAAAAAGTTACACCTTATTCAATAAAGTAACTTTTTCAAGAGTTTTTGCAATGAGAACAAAATGCAGGAGTGGAAGTtctcgtcagttcagtgatttttaattgattgcagtctggtgGAGCCTCAACAGTACACTCTCTGGAGGAGTGTTGATTTCTGCGTTATTCTGCGCAGAGACGgactgcagaagttgctgtcagtttgagTGGAGTAATGACGCCGAACGCGGACAGTCTCGCTGTCATTACTGTCGCAAAATGTGGGCCATACGCTCAGGTGGTATAAAGCTGGCTGTTAATTCAGATTCCTCAGGTCCTGAGGCCATTAACGGTGATTTTATTTTTTGCGTTCTGATATGTCAAATTTCTGGTCCTAGGCTTTGCATGGTTCAACTTTGCACTAAAGAATAGAAAgtgttagtttaagcaggcatcaagatcggcgcaggcttggagagccgaatggcctgttcctgtgttgtactgttctttgttctttgtacgtcACTCAGAAATTGTTTTGTCCAGAGCACCTGCATTGTTTTCATGAAGATGTTTTTCTCGCTAAACAGTGAATTGACCCAAATCATAGCCGATGTGGCACAGGATCCAACACTGCCTAGAACAGAAGATCACCCCTGCCCAAAGTAAGTAGCACTGCAGCACTGTTTAACAGCCTTGGCCCCTTTTAGAAGCCTTGCCCTCTTTTACAAGCTTTGTCCTTCTCAGATGCCCTAAGTCTAGTGAAAATACAA of the Heterodontus francisci isolate sHetFra1 chromosome 40, sHetFra1.hap1, whole genome shotgun sequence genome contains:
- the polr2i gene encoding DNA-directed RNA polymerase II subunit RPB9, with protein sequence MDFEGGHGGPGFVGIRFCQECNNMLYPKEDKENRILLYACRNCDYQQEADNSCIYVNKITHEVDELTQIIADVAQDPTLPRTEDHPCPKCGHKEAVFFQSHSARAEDAMRLYYVCTAPHCGHRWTE